The Chiloscyllium punctatum isolate Juve2018m chromosome 41, sChiPun1.3, whole genome shotgun sequence genome contains the following window.
GCAGTACTTGGCTTTCATTCTCTTAGCTCACTGACTCCGATGTTCAGCACTCTTCCACACTTAACACAGATGAAGTGGGGTTTCTACTTTCATAATAGTGTATTTGAACTGAACGTTTCTATTGTTGCTTCACATCCTCCATGTACTCATTAATAATTTTTGGCTAATTTGGAGATTAAAACCGTTTGGAGTGTGATGTTTCCTGGGTAACTGGTTCAGATTGTAGGCAGGAATGCTATTTCAGTCTGTTACTCCACCCACATTCAGAATACTGATCTTGGCAAGGTAATGAGTGTTACACAGCCAAAAGTAGCACAGTGAATATTTTATTCTAATGTTGAAATGTTTCTGTTCCTTGTTAAGAATTTTGAAGAACTACTGGACTGCTTGCGTCCAGTCCCCTCAAACCACTACTCTAGAGAGAGATTGGTCAAAAAAAGTGGATTTGTTGACACCTGTCTAGTTCATTGGATTGCTAAGTATATCCATTTGGCAGAGGATTACAGAGCACCATCAGTTTGCCATGTGCTGGTATACTTAGTAATTTGTCTGTTGTTGAACCAGCTCTAATGAGGCTGGTTTAGAAGCAGTTTGTCCAGAGAATGGTTTGGATGAACTTGCATTATGAAGTACTGCAATGTATTCTGTTCAGTGTCGCATGTTTTCAAATTGAAGGAAATCACCAACTTGTATTTATAATTTTTCCTATGGCAAAATAACACAAAGGAATGCACAAAGTTGTTATTGGGGATAAAATTAGTCTAAAGTGGAGGGCCAAGGTAAATGGCTGAAGGCTGGTGGGTAATGGGAAGTGTGTCATGAGCAAAGTGTCTGTGGCAGAGTTCTGTAGACCCAAGTGCAGAATTAGAGTGGTATGTTTATTGGATTGTGAATGAGGTTTCAGGCACCACTTCAAGGTGACACAAGTGATGGAAAGGTAGGACTTATTGTGGGAAGGCCTGTGTGCAATAGTTTTGAATGACTGTTAAAGCATAAAACACTAAGTTGGGTGGAAAATAGGAGGCTGCTGAGAAGTACAGAATAGTTGAGTCTAAAGATGAAATAAACATAGATGCTTACTGGCATGGCAAAATCTGCTGATGCTGTGGAGTTGGAAATAGGTGATTTTTATGAAGAAATATGTGGATTTAGAAGTTCAGACCAGGGTTGAATGGGATGTGAGTTGGCAGGTGATGTAGTTGGCTCCAGTCAAGGAATGTAATTGAATGGTAGCAAATGAATGAGTTAGCGGCATTGTCTAAAATGAAACTGGTGTCAAACAATGAATTGAATAATGCGGACTGATTCTACAAGGGAAGTAGAAGCACATGTAATCAGAGGGAAGTCCGGGTCCGTTCTTGACTTGAGACAGTAATAAGGTGGGAGAGGTGAAAAAGCTGAGGGTGGGCTCTAATCTGTTGGGTAAGAATCAGGAGTTACATGTCATGAACTAAATTTAATGCACCTTAAAGGCTCATTTTCtgccactttttttttctcttccctGACAATAGCTGATTTGATGGAACTGGACATGGCCATGGAGCCAGATCGCAAAGCCCAGGTCAGTCACTGGCAGCAGCAGTCATATTTGGATTCAGGCATTCACTCTGGAGCCACAACTACTGCCCCTTCGCTGAGTGGAAAAGGCAACCCAGAAGAGGAAGAAGTGGATACCAGTCAAGTGTTGTATGAGTGGGAGCAAGGTTTCTCTCAGTCTTTCACACCGGAGCAAGTAACCGGTTAGTCTGATTTTCAAGTATTTCAATAATTTTACAAACTTTGCTTGGACTCCAGTTAGAATGTATTAGTAGTTAATAAATGTGTGCCAGGATGCTAATTTTTTTCTCTACATGTATATAAAAGAATGAGCCCACCCTTAATTATCTTCATTCACAAACCTTAGAAGTAGTCTTGAGTTTTTATTCTTAGCAAATGGGCTTTGctagcaaggtcagcatttgttgcctatctCTGATTACCCTTGAACAGTGAATTGCTCGGCCAGTTCAAAGTCAGTGATATTGTATGGGCCAAGCTAACAACAGCAGGTTTTCTTTCCTTAAGGGCAAGAGTGAACTTGATTTCTTACAACAGACTTGTTGACCAACATTGAGGCTAGCAGTTTTAAAATTCAGGAGTTATTAATTGAAATTAAACCCCACCATCctcaatggtggaatttgagctcAAACCCAGCGCATTAGTCTAGAACTCTACTAATTGTGATTTAACCATTATACAGTTGTCTCTGATTGCACTAACATTCATGAATCGTTAgattagtgatttttttttctgtgcaaTTTCTTTGCATTATTTTCCTGAATATCTATCTTGTTTATTAGATATTGATGGGCAATATGCTATGACCAGGGCCCAACGGGTTCGtgctgcaatgtttcctgaaaCACTGGATGAAGGAATGCAGATCCCGTCAACACAGTTTGATGCTGCACATCCAACCAATGTTCAGCGTCTGGCTGAGCCATCTCAGATGCTGAAGCATGCTGTTGTTAACCTAATCAACTATCAGGATGATGCAGAACTGGCTACCCGTGCTATTCCAGAACTGACAAAACTACTCAATGATGAGGACCAGGTACTTTCATCATACAACTTTAAATGTTTTGAATATCAATTATTTTTTCATAGTCATGAGATTTATTACTTAAATATTTAGTGATTACAGCCATTCCACATTTGATAAAGATTGGTGGTATTTTAGAAATTTCTACCTATAATGAGAATGTAAAGCTTTGCAACCTTGACATCTCCAGGTTCAATATTCTGTACAAACATATTTCTATTCTCACTTCCCCATTTCTGGTTTAGGTTGTCGTAAACAAAGCTGCTGTGATGGTTCATCAGCTGTCAAAAAAAGAAGCCTCCCGCCATGCCATTATGCGCTCTCCTCAGATGGTATCAGCCATTGTCCGTACCATGCAGAACACCAATGATGTAGAGACTGCACGCTGCACTGCGGGAACTCTCCATAACCTCTCTCACCATCGTGAAGGATTGTTGGCTATCTTCAAATCAGGAGGCATCCCTGCCCTGGTGAAAATGCTTGGGTGGGTATTAAGACTTTGGATTGGTGTCATTTTATATCTGCAGTTTGAGTTCTTTTGTTAACTCATGGTGTTTCTCTGTTCCTCAGAGGTGCCCAGAACTGCTCAACTAACTCTGTTGAGCAACACCATGGAAGTGATGGGACATTGGTTTGTGCCTGAGATTCTCTGCAGGCAAAAGAGTAGAGGTCAACTGCTAGTACATTGGGGAAGAAATCAGAGCATCAGTGTGTTTGACCAAAATTTCCTCATAGCTGATTGTATTTTGTTGAAGAAAGATGCTAATCACCATAGCTTTATGATGGGTTGAACTTTCATTCGCAAATTGATACTTTTAGTAGTTGAATCTGGAAGATTTACTTCACAGTTGGATTTCACAGCATTTAATTAGGTGTATGTTTAATAGTGAATCAATTTCCTCTAACTTACGTAGGTCTCCAGTGGATTCTGTTCTGTTCTATGCCATAACGACCCTTCACAACCTATTGTTGCACCAGGAAGGAGCCAAGATGGCAGTGCGTCTAGCTGGTGGACTGCAGAAAATGGTGGCCTTGTTAAATAAGACCAATGTCAAATTTTTGGCCATCACAACAGATTGTCTTCAGATACTGGCATATGGCAACCAAGAAAGCAAAGTAAGTGATTTGTATAGATAAATCTTGCCACCAATTCTGTTTGCTTCATTTGTACTAAAAGGACTTGTGTTCTCTAGTTGATCATTTTGGCAAGTGGAGGGCCTCAGGCACTTGTCAATATCATGAGGACCTATACTTATGAGAAATTGTTGTGGACCACCAGCCGTGTGCTGAAAGTGCTGTCTGTTTGCTCCAGTAATAAACCTGCAATAGTGGAAGCTGGTGAGTGCTTGTTTCTTTCTGACGATCATCCTGTTGACTTCAGATCAATGGACAAATTCTAAATTACCTTCCACTATTTTTCAGGTGGGATGCAGGCTCTTGGACTGCACCTTACAGATCCAAGTCAGCGACTTGTTCAGAATTGTCTTTGGACCCTGAGAAACCTGTCAGACGCTGCAACTAAGCAGGTAATTATTTGTTAATTTTAGTAAGCGGGGGATAATAGAGAAATGTACCAAACCTGAGGGGGAAGTGTGTGGAAAGCAGTCACCATGTTGTCATGTAACAATTCTTTTAATTGAATCCTTTTCAAAACTCTGCTAGTCCATTCTTTGCATGAATGAATAGATACATATTTTAACAATGATTTTGGCCATGCTTGTTTGGAGTATCAGCAATGTCTAACTTGTTCTGATTGGATCTGGAATAGAATAACTGACTTTATTAGTGTGTTGGCATTCACTGCTTGCATCAGATTTGCTTATTTTATATGTTGATTCAAAGTGCAATAAGCATCCTATTCACTTATTTTGGGCACTTTTTAAGCACTGCTTTCTTTTCTACTTTAGGAGGGAATGGAAGGTCTGCTAGGAACTCTTGTGCAGCTTCTGGGGTCAGATGATATTAATGTTGTGACATGCGCAGCAGGTATCCTTTCTAACCTGACGTGTAACAACTACAAGAACAAGATGATGGTCTGCCAGGTTGGTGGTATTGAGGCTTTGGTGCGCACTGTCCTCCGAGCTGGTGACAGAGAAGACATCACTGAACCTGCCATTTGTGCTCTACGCCATTTAACAAGCAGGCATCAGGATGCAGAAATGGCCCAAAATGCCGTTCGTCTCCACTATGGGCTACCTGTCGTGGTTAAGCTCCTGCACCCACCATCACATTGGCCTTTGATTAAGGTAATACTGCAGGACATCTTTTCCAATGAGCTGAAGTTGGTAATGGGTATGAAAAATTATGAACTACTGTTTTGTTCTGCTCCTTCACTAATCcctgttcttttaaaaaaaaacgtatGCATTTGTCATATGTTAAAAGTTTGTTTATTTTTAATGAGTTTGCACACTTAAAGCTCTCAGTAGATTGCAGATTTTCCTTCTCCTTATCGTCTCCTCATTTTGTGCTGTTGCTGGACCTTGGCATACCTTGTATCGTGTTCTTTGGTAATTATTTTTCCTTTCAAGAACAGTAAGTATTAAATTCCTCTGCACAGCAGTCTTATGACTGTGCAGCAGGATAACTCATTAAGAAATCTGGTGGTCATCCTAACCTTTAAGCAGTTCCTGTAGCTGTCTATAAGCCCTACTGAAAATCTGATGACTGGATTGAAGCGTGTATTTTCTGGCTGATTTAGTACATCCCGTCAGTGAAACAGGATGTGGTCTGCTGGGGGTTCACTGAAAAATCCTTTTCATGGTATGGCAAGTGTTTGTCTTCCAACATTTTAGGAAATCTGTTTTATGGCAAAACAAATTGTTTATTGTAACTTTAAGCATGTCTTTGGCTGATTTTCTTCTGAATATTGCTCCTGCGATATAGATGACTGGTTTCCATCGTGTGTTCAAAATGTAAATATTTCCTTTAAGCTGGCTAAGATGATAAATGACCGTATGCAGCTCAAAGGATTGTGTGCTAGTTGGCCCTTTTTAATTATTGGGTATGAAGACTCGTCAAAATCATTAAGGGGGCTGTATTGAAAAATAAAAGAACATTGTCTTGTGCCTTTCAAATTTATAACCTAATTCCAGTGATAGTTCAGGAATAAAACTGAATTCTTTGAAACAGCTGTTTATATTCTGCATTCCCCCATGGGTTTTGTTGGCCAGTATTTGTTTCCCATTCCTAATTGGCCTTGAATATTAAAGGATTTATGAGAGTATAATCAGTCTGGACTTACAAGCACTTATAATGAATTCTGTGTTTATTAGGCTACTGTTGGTCTCATCCGCAATCTGGCCTTGTGTCCAGCTAACCATGCTCCACTTCGTGAGCAAGGTGCCATTCCAAGATTGGTTCAGTTGTTGGTTAGAGCACATCAAGACACCCAGCGTCGTACATCAATGGGAGGCACACAGCAGCAGTTTGTGGTAAGTTTCTTCTGGAATATCTTTAATAGTGAAATTAGAGTGAAAAAATCTGCATTTTAAATCTGCCCTAATTTTGCTAGGAGGGAGTGCGAATGGAGGAAATTGTGGAAGGCTGCACAGGAGCCCTTCATATTCTTGCACGTGATGTTCACAACAGGATTGTTATCAGAGGACTCAATACCATTCCATTATTTGTCCAGGTAAGCTCTTTTTGTGCCTGATTCTGCTTCCCTATTATTTTATGGATCAACAAAACCTTCTGGCACTTTGCCCAACTGGCCATTATAATTCCCTATGAGAGCTGTTTGTGTACATCTGACTGGGGAGCAAAGGAGGGTTGGAGAAAGATGAGTTAAAGACAATGCTGAGCTCAACCTGATTGTCTCCTCGAATGATAATCCAACCTCTGTTCTGTCCTTTCTGGTAACTGTTGCTCCAGAGAAGTGTGGAGTTGAGTAGTTTTGGCCAATATGTTTCTTTAACCCAAGCTGCCTGACATCAGTTAATTCAGCACTGACATACAATTAAACCTATAACCTTTCTGATCTGTATGGCTCAGCTATGTATGTGTAAACGTACTGAATCTTTAGGTAGCTGATGTACCCATCTTGTATTAAATTGGCTGTTTTGAATTCTCTCTCATTCTAATTGTCCTTTGGTTAGGAGTGTAAACAGGAAACCAACAACTATTGCAATGAGCCTGTCTTAATACCATGATGCATCTGTGCTCCCTCCTTGGAGTGCTCATCTATGTAAGGCTATCAAAGCAATTTCATTTCAATAGCTGAAGAATTTGCTAAAGTTGCAAATTGCAGCAGCCACAATTAGAAACTCTGCCTTTCCTGAACTGTTAAGAGAATTAGCTATCACCACCCACTGGAGCCTACTGACTTCAGTTATTAACAGCAATATGAAAATTAAACCACTTTGACATCATGTTAGTACTCTACTTATGAGCATGGTCTTCTTGTTTCCCGTACCCTGAAATCTAGACATAAAGATCTGCATTTCAGTGACGCTGTTCATGACCATGGGAGGTCCCAATGCATTTAACCAGTTTAGTTCCTTTGAAGTATGGTTCCTATCGTAATGTAGAAAATGTAGCAGCCATTTTTGTACAGATGAAGCTCTGAGCTGAAATGTGGTTATGGCAAGTGAGTCTCTTTTAGTATCTACATTTAAGGGACAGGTAATACCCACCCCACTGCAGATAATTCCCCTGCTGTTCTTTGGAGTTCTACCATGGGATATTTTATGCATACCTGAGAGAGGACCTGACCAGATCATCTCTTAATGAGAAGATTAAAAACAACCCAGctaaataaggtaaaaacaaggactgcagatgctggaaaccagagtctagattggagtggtgctggaaaagcacagtaggtcaagcagcatccgagtagcaggaaaattgacgtttcgggcaaaattcctgatgaagacttttgtctgaaacattgattttcctgctcccagatgctgcctgacttgcggtgcttttccagcaccactctaatctagacccagcTAAATAAGCCTGTTGTATGGAACTGGCACTTGTTTGAGAAAGTGATATAAGTATCACAAGAAATTGCTTCTGTGCCTACCTTGTAGCTAGAAATGATTTCTACGTTTGACTGCTTAGCTGTATCTAACAGAATAAATGGTGACCTCCTGTGACAGTTGGTAATATTTGGGAAATGGCTACCAAATTGTTTATAAATTAGAATCTAAACTTCATTCCTATATCAGGTACGATGGATCTTTTTAATAACATGTGAAGGTCCAATTGGGCTTAGTACTAAACTTTCTCTTGTAGCTACTGTACTCTCCAATTGAGAATATCCAACGGGTGGCTGCTGGTGTACTGTGTGAATTGGCTCAGGATAAGGAAGCAGCTGAAGCTATTGAGGCTGAAGGGGCCACAGCACCTCTCACGGAGCTGCTACACTCTAGAAATGAAGGTGTTGGTGAGTATACTTTGCTGAGTAATGGTTGATGCCTAACGAAACTTGGCTATGCCTTGCCTGTTGGAAAACGACTGCAACCTATTGAGCCACTCTGACATATAATTTATGTGCAGAAGCAGCAGGAACTTCACAAATTTAACTGGTATTGTAACCTTCGAATGTGTTTCTCTGCATTATTTCCTGGACCATGTTAAATTCCATGTCACGATCTCTGACCAATGCCAGTAGAGCCAAGTACAATGTAGCCATCGATTGATCAAGCTTGTAATGACGCTAAAGTAAGATTTTGGGTTGTGCACTTCCTAAAATTAAGGCAAGGAATCACGAATTTAATCAAAACAGGAGATACTGAGCAATTCTGGCACAATCTGTGGCCCCGACAACTATTTGTCTTGGATCCATGACCACCTCTCAGAACCTGCACAGATGTGCTGAGGGTATCCAGTATTTTTGTTTGCATTCCAGTCAGCATCTGTAGCATTCTACATTTGATGACCTAGCACTTGGCTAATATGGAGTATAAAGACTATCTTTTCATTCTTGGCTCGCTCTTAAATTAGATCTACATTCTCCTGGTTTCTTTGTACAGAtcgcaagtgtgtgtgtgtgcatgggagcGACTTTTTGAAACTGACATTTAGAGATTGTGTTGAGCATATTAAATGGGATAAAAGATTAAGTCCTAACGAAGTCTAACTTGTGTTTATATAGCTACCTATGCTGCAGCGGTATTGTTCCGGATGTCTGAAGACAAACCACAGGATTACAAAAAACGTCTCTCGGTTGAGCTTACTAGCTCACTGTTCAGAACTGAGCCTATGACATGGAATGAGGTAAGCTTGCTCAGGACAGACTGCGCATGcatcagtgattttttttttgctgtatTAAATATTTAAATTTAAAGTTAATATTTTATATCCTGATTTAAGATTCCCCATTGTTAGTTTGCAGTTGCCACTGAAATGGCCAATATAAACATTTTTCAAAACTTTATTGTAAACAGGCAGGAGATCTCGGAATTGACATAGGAGGCCAAGGTGAACCTCTTGGATACCGTCCAGATGGTATGTCTACTTTATCCTAGCTTTTGGTATAATTTACTATCGGAAAGAAATTAGATGTTTCTCTCAGCTGTTCAAACAAATTGCTACAGCTCAGTTTTACATTGGTATGTGATCTTTCAATGCTACCTTAATCGAGATGAGCTACAAATTATTTCCTTTCACTCCTGAAGTAGTTTTGTATTCACTTCATGTGACTATAGTTCAAAATGGGAGATGATATGACATCTCACTCATGACTGGCTTAAAAACTGAAAGTGCTGTTGTGCCTGGAAAGCAGCAGCAGATTGAGTCACTATAACGGTAACTTCCAAACACTTCACCAGAATGCAAACACTCGAGGATGCTAAGAAACGGAAAATACTGCATTGTAGTCTGGTGTGTTTAGGACAGTCACAACATTATATCTGAGCAGTGGAGGGGCACCAAATTGCCCATCATCTTGCAgcttctgggttagtggtgctggaagagcacagcagttcaggcagcatccaaggagcagcaaaatcaacgtttcgagcaaaagcccttcatcaggaataaaggcagtgagcctgaagcgtggagagataagctagaggagggtgggggcatCATCTTGCAGCACCTAATGCTTGAATATAAAGATGTTTTACAATATTTGGCCGGCTGCACAGTCAGTCAGTGGTTTGTACTGCTGTCTGTCGGTGCCACGGACATGGGTTTGttcccagccttgggtggctgtcaatttgcaagttctccctgtgtcagcatcAGTTTTTgctgggtgctgcagtttcccCACAATATGAAGATGAATTAGGTGGATTGCACATGCTAAATTGCGTCATGGTGTCCAGAGGTGGCAGGCTAGGTGGATGGATGATAAAtgcatgatgggttgaatggcctctttctgcactgtagggattctgtggtcTAAGCTATCCTGCTAGAATTTTTATTGTTGACTACGTATTCAAATCTTTTGGCTGATATGAGGCAATCAGGCTTCCGTTAGAAGCTTCAATTTAAATTTTTCCTTATTAAATGCTGAGCACTTAATTTTGGAAGTGGTAACATACTGGTGTTCATGGGGAACAGATGGCTCAATCTTTATTGAAAGTTTTTTTAGTTGAAAGCTTTGTCTTCAAAAATGGATTTCTAAGTCAGTTATATCTGAAATGTATGACGCTTTAATGGTTTTAGAAATGGCTAAAAGGTTACTTGAAATTCCTGACCTTGAGCTAATGAGCTGACTTTACAGTCATTGTGATTAGCACAAATTTTCATACTCATTTGTAAGAACAATTCTTGGTCTTTGACTAATTTACCTTGGCTGCCTCCCCCGAATGTAGCTTGTATGGTTTATTTCATCACTGATATCCTGCAGACAACATTGTGCCTTATGTCTGTGCAGTCTCTTTAGAAAAGAAAGGGCTTTTTATTTGAACAGTGCAGTAACTGTTGAGTAATGAATGTGGCCTCGGCCTTTTGTGCTTTTCAACTTTGCATTGCTGTTTTAAAAACTGGAGAATATGGATATGTTCGTTCACTTTTTTGATGGATGCTGTTTTAATGTCTCTTGTTTGTTCTTATTTTTACCCCCCCCCTTTCTGCTGTTCTTCCACAACCCCTCCTAACATTTAACCCATTTTCCTTTTTGCATGCCTACCATCATTCTGTGAATATAGATCCTAGCTTTCGCTCTTACCATCCAGGTGGATATGGACAAGACACCATGGGTATTGACCCAATGATGGAGCATGATATGGGTGGTCACCACCCTGGTGCTGAGTACCCAGTTGATGGGCTGCCAGACCTTGGACATGCCCAGGACTTGATGGACGGGCTTCCCCCAGGTGACAGTAATCAGCTGGCCTGGTTTGATACAGACTTGTAAATAGAATCTGCATAATAGGTATGAACATCATTTAGGGTGAATTGTTATGCATTGTTAGCTAACTTGGGACCATTGCAATTTCCACTTGCACTTGTGGTCAAACTTTTACCTAAGTTGACATTTGAATCATTTGACTTTCTGCTTCAGtaaatttttttcttttcttcctgcaGTTGTACTGTCTGAATGAACTTGCGTTATGATTGGCCTGTAGAATTGCTGAGAGGGCTCGAGGGGTGGGCTAGTTTCTCAGAAAGTGCCTGACACTAACAAAAAGCTGAGTTTCCTGTGGGAACAATCAAAGTAAACTTTTTGTTCTGGTCCGTTTGGTCGAAGAGTAATGGAGGGAATGGATTTGAAAATGGCTGCCTACTTTTGAAGAATGCTGAAGATGGATCAAGAGATGGAACTTATTAAAAACTCTAGCCTTGCCTGTTAacttttttattattttttttaaatttctgtaaTGGTACTGACGTAGCTTGCTTTGAAGTAGAATAGAACAGTAAACGATATTCCTTAACATAGTATTGTAGTGTTAAGTTATAGTGGCAATGTTATAGCCGTTCTTGATTTTTAATAACTGAAGTAATTGTGTAGAGCACTAATTCATAATAGATTTAATTGTATTCTGAAGTGTAACACTGTGTAGCTTTTGTATAAAAATGTGAAATTAGATGAAAGTCCACTTGCAGTTACTTTTAATACGTTGAGAAATGCAAGCAGGTGAAATGAAACGTGTTTGATCTATATTGCTTCATTCTAGGATTTCTGGGAGGGCTAAATAGAACTGTCTTTTCTGCAATGGTTGTAATAGTTTGAGAGGACACTCCTCCACCCCTCCTTAAACCCCCCCCAAAAAAAGCTATTGTATCCTGCAACGCAGATGCTTAATGGAAATATGCGGTTGTAGAAACAGAATTAAACTGGACTTATTTCATTTTTTGTGTGTGACTTACTTACTAGAACACCAATATTAAGTTTATATGTAGTTTAAGGAATTGATGACTCTTACGTAATTTCAAATATGTATAAGTTGATTGAATAAAAAAAGTTGAAAACTCCCAAAATCTTTCTATAGGATGCTTCATTTGAACACAATCTTACAGTCACACCACTTAAACTATGTGATGTGACCAACATTAATATATTAAGTCATACTGAAAATCTTTCCTTAAGAACTGGTAATTGCAAGCATGTTAGTATTAAGTTAATTATACTGTTAAAATGCCTTACTGTCTGCACTGTTATATGCTGACACTGTCTTGGTGTAGCATTTTGATGACTTCTGTTTGGATGCTCCAGTTTGTCTGAGCATTCAC
Protein-coding sequences here:
- the ctnnb1 gene encoding catenin beta-1, whose amino-acid sequence is MTTSADLMELDMAMEPDRKAQVSHWQQQSYLDSGIHSGATTTAPSLSGKGNPEEEEVDTSQVLYEWEQGFSQSFTPEQVTDIDGQYAMTRAQRVRAAMFPETLDEGMQIPSTQFDAAHPTNVQRLAEPSQMLKHAVVNLINYQDDAELATRAIPELTKLLNDEDQVVVNKAAVMVHQLSKKEASRHAIMRSPQMVSAIVRTMQNTNDVETARCTAGTLHNLSHHREGLLAIFKSGGIPALVKMLGSPVDSVLFYAITTLHNLLLHQEGAKMAVRLAGGLQKMVALLNKTNVKFLAITTDCLQILAYGNQESKLIILASGGPQALVNIMRTYTYEKLLWTTSRVLKVLSVCSSNKPAIVEAGGMQALGLHLTDPSQRLVQNCLWTLRNLSDAATKQEGMEGLLGTLVQLLGSDDINVVTCAAGILSNLTCNNYKNKMMVCQVGGIEALVRTVLRAGDREDITEPAICALRHLTSRHQDAEMAQNAVRLHYGLPVVVKLLHPPSHWPLIKATVGLIRNLALCPANHAPLREQGAIPRLVQLLVRAHQDTQRRTSMGGTQQQFVEGVRMEEIVEGCTGALHILARDVHNRIVIRGLNTIPLFVQLLYSPIENIQRVAAGVLCELAQDKEAAEAIEAEGATAPLTELLHSRNEGVATYAAAVLFRMSEDKPQDYKKRLSVELTSSLFRTEPMTWNEAGDLGIDIGGQGEPLGYRPDDPSFRSYHPGGYGQDTMGIDPMMEHDMGGHHPGAEYPVDGLPDLGHAQDLMDGLPPGDSNQLAWFDTDL